The DNA sequence CAGCGCCGCGTACAGCGTGTAGAAGTCCATGTCGCGCGGCCGGTGGCCGGTCAGCTCCGCATAGCGGTCCTCGACGCGGTCGCGGCGCAGGAAGCCGGGCAGTCCACGCTGCCCGAAACCCGCCGTCAGGTCCTGGAAGAACCGGTGCAGATACACGGTCCAGCCGAGGTCGACCTCGCGCGGCCCGAGGCAGGCCATCTCCCAGTCGAGCACGGCGGCCGGGTCGAAGCCGTCGTAGACGATGTTGCCGATGCGGGCGTCGCCCCAGTTCAGGACCGTCTCGCCGGGGTCGGCGGGCCACAGGTCCGCCAGGCGCCCGAAGGCGCTCTCGATGAGGGGTGAGCGGGGCAGGCCCCGCACCACCCACGCGTAGTACGCCCGCTGTGCCGTCACGTGGCGGCGCAGCGGATCGCCGTCGCCGGGCAGCGCGAGGAACGCCGCCTCCTCGGCCGGGACCTGGTCGTGCAGCCGGGCCAGGACGCCGACCGTGGCGTCCTCCAGGTGCGTGCGCTCGGCGTCGCTCGCCGCGTGCAGCCAGTTGCCCTCGTAGGTGTACGGCATGACGTCCGGCGGCACCCGGCCCGCGACGCGCTCCATCACGAAGAACGGCGCGCCGAGCGGACCCGGGTCCTCCTCCAGCCACAGCACGCGCGGCACCGGCACGTCGGTGCGCTCGGCCACGAGCCGCAGGGTCCGGTACTGGCGCTCCATGTCGTACACCGGGAAGACCGTGTACGCGGCCGGGTCCGCCGCGAGCCGTGCCACGCAGGCGCGCACGGGCGGCCGGGGGTGGTCGAGGGTGAACAGGAGCGTCTCGCTCGACATGCCGTTGGACTCGGGCACGGTCACGTCGACCGCCCTGGCGCCGGGCAGCCGCGCGCCGAGCCAGTCGGTCAGGCGGCGGGCGAGCGCCTCGGGATCGCGCGTGGTGGTGCGGGGCCGGGGTGCGGTGGCCATGTCGGCGCTCCTCTCAGGGGGCGGGCAGGCGCCGCTCAGGGCGCGACGGAGCCGAAGCCGGTGAAGCCGCTCGGGTCGTGGCGGCCGAACGTGCCGTGCTCGAAGATCCCGTGGCCGGTCCGGCCGTCGAGGGTGCAGCGGGCCGCGTGGTCGACGACGCCGTACGCGGCGAGGGGGTGGGCCGCGGGGTCCGACAGGTCGTAGGCGCGGCGCTCGCACCAGGAGCGGCCGCGCCAGGTGCCGTGCTGCCAGTCGTCCGCGGGCGGGTACCCCGCGCCGACGGCGAGCGGCAGCGAGGTGAGGACCTCGACGCCGAGCTCGACCGGCTTGCGGGTGAGCGGATCGGTCAGGTGGACGACCGCGGACTCGGGGTGCCGGGTGCCGGAGCGGTAGGCGATGTCGGCCCGGGGCCAGCCGAGTTGGCGGTCGGGGTCGCCCGGGCGGACGAGGGTCGCGTCGTTGAGGGTGCGGTAGCCGTCGGCGTCCTCCTGGGTGATGACCATCAGGAAGCGGTCGTCGAAGCGGACCGGGCACCAGATCCAGTGGAAGCCGTCCGTGGGGAACTCCTCGGCGAGGCGGCCGCCCTCCTCGCCGGGGATCGGCCGCACGCCCCAGCTCCGGTCGCGGGTCGCCGTCCACTCCCCGGGCGTCACCGGGATGTCCTCGCCGTCGAGGCGTATCGTTCCGGCGCAGTGGCCCGCCTGCACGAACCGGCGGCCTTCGAGGGTGAGCCTGCCGCCGCGCCGCTGGAGGTGGTGCGGCTCCCACAGGGCGGGGAAGTCGGCGTGCCAGGTGAGGTCG is a window from the Streptomyces spectabilis genome containing:
- a CDS encoding phosphotransferase family protein: MATAPRPRTTTRDPEALARRLTDWLGARLPGARAVDVTVPESNGMSSETLLFTLDHPRPPVRACVARLAADPAAYTVFPVYDMERQYRTLRLVAERTDVPVPRVLWLEEDPGPLGAPFFVMERVAGRVPPDVMPYTYEGNWLHAASDAERTHLEDATVGVLARLHDQVPAEEAAFLALPGDGDPLRRHVTAQRAYYAWVVRGLPRSPLIESAFGRLADLWPADPGETVLNWGDARIGNIVYDGFDPAAVLDWEMACLGPREVDLGWTVYLHRFFQDLTAGFGQRGLPGFLRRDRVEDRYAELTGHRPRDMDFYTLYAALRHAIVMLRVAHRQVHFGEAAVPDDPDTLILHHASLAAMVRGDYW